Proteins encoded together in one Candidatus Lariskella endosymbiont of Epinotia ramella window:
- the ppa gene encoding inorganic diphosphatase gives MIVNYEKLSAGSNLPHEVNVLVEVPMNAEPTKYEFNSDVGVMFVDRFIHTGMRYPCNYGFIPKTLSGDGDPVDVLVYANYPIISGAVVTVRPLGVLLTEDEKGQDEKILAVPITKLDPFFEKVKSYLDLPESLIQQINHFFTHYKALEKGKWVNIKGWEGVAYAQQIIQSGAANFKAQQHSRS, from the coding sequence ATGATAGTTAATTACGAAAAATTGAGCGCTGGTAGCAATCTGCCACATGAGGTTAATGTCCTAGTGGAAGTGCCAATGAACGCCGAGCCTACAAAATATGAGTTCAACTCTGATGTAGGTGTTATGTTTGTCGATAGGTTTATACACACAGGTATGCGTTATCCATGCAATTACGGCTTCATACCAAAAACACTCAGCGGTGACGGAGACCCTGTTGATGTTCTAGTATATGCAAATTACCCCATCATATCAGGCGCTGTAGTGACAGTAAGACCGCTTGGAGTTCTGCTTACAGAAGACGAAAAAGGTCAAGATGAGAAAATTTTAGCTGTCCCTATTACAAAATTAGATCCATTTTTTGAGAAAGTAAAATCTTATCTAGATCTCCCGGAAAGTCTGATACAACAGATAAATCACTTTTTTACACATTATAAAGCTCTTGAAAAAGGCAAATGGGTTAATATAAAGGGCTGGGAAGGTGTTGCTTACGCGCAACAAATCATACAATCAGGAGCAGCTAACTTTAAAGCGCAGCAACACAGCAGATCGTAG
- the topA gene encoding type I DNA topoisomerase, with protein sequence MKLLIVESPAKAKTINKYLGQDFKVISSYGHIRGLPSEKGAVDPDNGFAMRYEINDGAEKRVEEIISYVKKSDEIYLATDPDREGEAISWHIIEVLKIRGALKEEATIKRVVFYEITKNSVLDAIKNARSLNDNLVNAQKARQALDYLVGFTLSPVLWRKLPGSRSAGRVQSVALRMIAERESEIEKFKTEEYWTITGIFQPKAKAAFSAQLTVFNNEKLDKLSIKTQKDANHINDLLKQFAYHVSEVNKKQIKRHPNPPFTTATLIQEASRKFGFSAKRTAQIAQKLYEGINIAGEMIGLITYMRTDSVNISQESIAATRNLIKNTYENSYLPKSPRIYKTKSKNAQEAHEAIRPTDVDKLPQNIASYLEPEQLKLYDLIWKRLVASQMESAILDSVSINIQSEDKSISFRATGSTVAFPGFYILYSESHDDKEQEESEKENRLPKLEEKEELKLKESNPLQHFTQPPPRYTEASLVKSMEELGIGRPSTYPSIISILQDRKYVSLEKRRFFTEALGRLVNAFLTAFFAKYVEYNFTANLEDQLDDVASGGQDWKELMQQFWHPFKEKTDTVLGVPNAEVLSHIQKSLEYYIFGDEQGNETRKCPSCSSGTLELKTSKFGSFVGCSNYPNCKYTKKLHAIQEETGQISDAKVLGEDANASQISLKRGPYGFYVQIESSESNNKVKRMPIPQGVDINSVDLKYAKALLELPKSLGIHKELGYEVKVSIGRFGPYVECNKTYASITKKSGIDFLNITLDEAIKLIAEKLNKIKDQPSKPRAVKKTAKKRGIKKK encoded by the coding sequence ATGAAATTACTGATAGTAGAGTCTCCGGCAAAAGCAAAAACAATCAATAAGTACTTAGGACAGGACTTTAAGGTTATATCATCCTATGGTCATATTCGCGGCCTGCCTTCTGAAAAAGGCGCTGTAGACCCTGATAACGGGTTTGCAATGCGTTATGAAATCAATGATGGCGCAGAAAAACGAGTGGAAGAAATTATATCATATGTAAAAAAAAGCGATGAAATATACCTTGCAACAGATCCGGATAGAGAAGGAGAGGCAATTTCATGGCATATAATAGAGGTGCTAAAAATACGCGGAGCGTTAAAAGAAGAGGCTACGATAAAAAGAGTGGTATTTTATGAGATTACAAAAAATTCTGTGCTGGATGCCATAAAAAATGCAAGATCATTGAATGATAATCTTGTTAATGCGCAGAAAGCGAGGCAAGCATTGGATTATCTTGTGGGGTTCACTCTCTCTCCAGTTCTCTGGCGTAAGTTGCCTGGAAGTCGCTCTGCTGGCCGTGTTCAATCTGTAGCTCTTAGAATGATCGCAGAAAGAGAATCTGAAATAGAAAAATTTAAAACTGAGGAATATTGGACGATTACCGGAATATTCCAACCAAAGGCAAAGGCAGCGTTCAGTGCACAGCTAACTGTTTTTAATAACGAAAAACTTGATAAACTCAGTATTAAAACGCAAAAGGATGCAAATCATATAAACGATCTGCTAAAGCAATTTGCTTACCATGTCTCAGAAGTAAACAAGAAGCAAATTAAACGGCATCCTAACCCACCTTTTACTACAGCAACACTGATCCAAGAAGCCTCAAGAAAGTTTGGCTTCTCTGCAAAAAGAACTGCACAAATAGCTCAAAAACTTTATGAAGGGATAAATATTGCTGGCGAAATGATTGGACTCATCACATATATGAGAACAGATAGCGTTAATATATCGCAAGAATCGATAGCCGCAACACGCAACTTGATTAAAAACACTTATGAGAACAGTTACCTTCCAAAGTCTCCAAGGATATATAAGACGAAATCTAAAAATGCACAAGAGGCGCATGAAGCAATTCGTCCAACCGATGTGGATAAACTCCCTCAAAACATAGCTTCTTACCTTGAACCAGAGCAGCTGAAGTTATACGATTTAATATGGAAGAGGCTTGTTGCAAGCCAGATGGAAAGCGCAATTCTTGACTCTGTTTCTATTAATATTCAATCCGAAGACAAAAGCATATCTTTTAGGGCAACAGGCTCTACAGTTGCGTTTCCTGGGTTTTATATTCTTTACTCAGAAAGTCATGATGACAAAGAGCAAGAAGAGAGTGAAAAGGAAAATAGACTACCAAAGCTTGAAGAAAAAGAAGAATTAAAACTCAAAGAAAGCAATCCTCTACAACATTTTACACAACCTCCACCAAGATATACTGAAGCAAGTTTAGTGAAGAGTATGGAAGAACTCGGAATAGGGAGACCTTCTACATATCCGTCAATTATCTCAATATTACAAGACAGAAAATATGTGTCACTTGAAAAGCGAAGATTTTTTACAGAAGCGCTTGGAAGACTAGTGAACGCATTTCTCACTGCATTCTTTGCAAAATATGTAGAATATAACTTCACAGCAAATCTTGAAGATCAATTAGATGATGTTGCATCAGGTGGACAAGATTGGAAAGAATTAATGCAACAGTTCTGGCACCCATTTAAAGAAAAAACAGATACTGTACTTGGCGTACCTAATGCAGAAGTTCTATCACACATACAAAAATCTTTGGAGTATTATATATTCGGTGATGAACAAGGAAATGAAACCAGAAAGTGTCCATCATGCAGTAGTGGAACGCTTGAACTCAAAACAAGTAAGTTTGGTTCATTTGTTGGCTGTAGTAATTACCCAAATTGTAAGTACACAAAAAAACTACATGCAATACAAGAAGAAACAGGACAAATTAGTGACGCTAAAGTGCTGGGAGAAGACGCAAATGCAAGTCAAATCAGCTTGAAGCGTGGGCCTTATGGGTTTTATGTTCAAATCGAATCGTCTGAAAGTAATAATAAAGTTAAGAGAATGCCTATACCTCAAGGTGTTGATATAAATTCAGTTGATTTAAAATATGCAAAGGCATTGCTAGAGCTACCAAAATCACTTGGTATACACAAAGAGCTAGGTTATGAAGTCAAAGTTTCCATAGGAAGGTTTGGTCCATATGTTGAGTGCAACAAGACATATGCTTCTATTACTAAAAAGAGCGGTATAGATTTTTTAAATATCACACTTGATGAAGCCATAAAATTAATTGCTGAAAAGCTAAATAAAATAAAAGATCAGCCAAGCAAACCAAGAGCAGTAAAAAAGACAGCAAAAAAACGTGGTATCAAAAAAAAGTGA
- the ftsY gene encoding signal recognition particle-docking protein FtsY → MTFFNKLYSTLAKTSGKISSGVGKIFGLGKFDKESLAQVEELLIASDIGVASAEHLVSKLAAAKPSGVDLENEIKTLLRNEIKEILLRAKKQQSIFDNTAEYKPYVLMICGVNGNGKTTTVAKLAKKFQDLGKNVAIAACDTFRAAAVEQLNEWANRIGCRFISGSEGSDPASVAYKALQESKNLKLDVLIIDTAGRLQNQANLMSELEKCKRVLQKLDESTPHEIILTLDATTGQNAINQVELFGKAVGVSSLILTKLDGSSKGGIAIALAQKFGIPICAIGIGETLDDLQEFSPEEFASAIVSPSAKSMNSSF, encoded by the coding sequence ATGACATTTTTTAATAAACTATATTCTACCCTTGCTAAAACTTCTGGGAAGATCAGCTCTGGCGTAGGGAAAATCTTCGGACTAGGCAAATTTGATAAAGAATCACTAGCGCAAGTTGAAGAACTTTTGATAGCCTCAGATATCGGAGTTGCAAGTGCAGAACATCTAGTATCTAAACTTGCAGCAGCAAAACCAAGCGGCGTTGACCTCGAAAATGAGATAAAAACCTTATTACGTAATGAAATTAAAGAAATTTTGCTGCGCGCAAAGAAACAGCAAAGTATCTTTGACAATACTGCTGAGTATAAGCCGTATGTACTGATGATATGTGGGGTAAATGGTAATGGGAAAACTACAACTGTAGCAAAACTCGCAAAAAAATTCCAGGATCTTGGTAAAAATGTAGCAATTGCTGCTTGCGATACATTTAGAGCTGCTGCAGTTGAGCAACTAAACGAATGGGCAAATAGAATAGGATGCAGATTTATAAGTGGAAGCGAAGGTTCTGATCCTGCAAGTGTTGCGTATAAAGCATTACAAGAATCTAAAAACTTGAAACTTGATGTACTGATTATAGACACAGCAGGTAGATTGCAAAACCAAGCAAACTTAATGTCAGAGCTCGAAAAATGCAAGCGAGTCCTACAAAAACTTGATGAGTCTACTCCACATGAAATTATTTTAACGCTCGATGCTACTACAGGGCAGAATGCTATAAACCAGGTCGAACTATTTGGCAAAGCAGTAGGAGTATCTAGCCTCATCTTAACTAAACTGGACGGAAGCTCAAAAGGCGGCATTGCCATTGCACTTGCACAAAAGTTTGGGATTCCTATATGTGCAATCGGCATAGGTGAAACTCTTGATGATCTACAGGAATTTTCTCCTGAAGAATTTGCCAGCGCAATAGTCAGTCCATCCGCCAAAAGTATGAATTCTAGCTTTTGA
- a CDS encoding rhodanese-related sulfurtransferase — MEQYTVITFYKFINIENIPELQIQLLKICKKHSIKGTILIAKEGINSTLVGKENNIELFLNSLLKQKLFSDLYVQRSKVDFMPFHKLKVKAKNEIVTFREQELDIAQTGIHVEPEEWDSLLQNKEEFLVIDTRNDYEVEVGTFANSINPNIKNFTELKNWLHSLDIGHKKNIAMFCTGGIRCEKSTAYMKSLGYKNVYQLKGGIINYLAKTSNKSGMWQGACFTFDDRRALDTDLQPQYNNAHMYKRT; from the coding sequence ATGGAACAATATACTGTAATAACGTTCTACAAATTCATTAACATAGAAAATATTCCTGAACTACAGATTCAACTATTAAAGATCTGCAAAAAGCATTCTATAAAAGGAACAATCTTAATTGCAAAAGAAGGAATTAATTCAACACTCGTTGGCAAAGAAAATAATATTGAACTATTTCTAAACAGCTTGCTCAAGCAAAAATTGTTTTCTGATCTTTACGTACAGAGAAGCAAAGTCGACTTTATGCCATTTCATAAGCTCAAGGTAAAGGCTAAAAATGAAATAGTGACATTTCGTGAACAAGAGTTAGACATTGCACAAACAGGAATACATGTTGAGCCAGAAGAGTGGGATTCATTGTTGCAAAACAAAGAGGAATTTCTAGTAATTGACACTCGCAATGATTATGAGGTTGAGGTCGGTACGTTTGCAAACTCAATTAACCCAAATATCAAAAATTTCACAGAGCTTAAAAATTGGCTACACTCTTTGGATATAGGACACAAAAAAAACATAGCAATGTTTTGTACTGGTGGCATTCGGTGTGAAAAATCTACCGCATATATGAAATCTCTAGGGTATAAAAATGTTTACCAACTTAAGGGTGGCATTATTAACTATCTAGCAAAAACAAGTAATAAAAGTGGCATGTGGCAAGGCGCTTGTTTCACATTTGATGACAGGAGAGCCTTAGACACAGATTTGCAACCGCAATATAATAATGCTCACATGTATAAAAGAACATGA
- the dapE gene encoding succinyl-diaminopimelate desuccinylase translates to MLGRHMMDCLELLRSLIRFRSITPLDDGAIDFLYETLINAGFKCEILEFGGDLSARIKNLYAWIGDSGPNLCFAAHTDVVPVGEISKWKFHPFEAALEDGVIYGRGCVDMKGAIAAFISAAGEYLKECAGRQSGMISLLITGDEEGPAIHGTRDVIAWLRHRNIKIDACIIGEPTSNARVGDIIKVGARGSVTFSLMIYGKQGHVAYHRMADNAVDIMLPILQSIKSYKLDNGSDKFEPSNLEFTDINIGNSAENIIPGAVRVQFNVRFNDRHTCESLYELIRDICSQHINNFSLDYNMNSMPFCTDHSAISDMLSDSIFEVTKIKPDINTFGGSSDARFIMHHCPTLEFGLLNKTAHQVDEHVSVSDIMILKAIYKNFLHKFFNTKI, encoded by the coding sequence GTGTTAGGACGTCATATGATGGATTGTTTAGAGTTGTTAAGATCTTTAATTAGATTTCGGAGCATTACTCCGCTTGATGATGGAGCTATAGATTTTTTATATGAAACTTTGATAAACGCTGGGTTTAAATGTGAAATTCTCGAATTTGGTGGAGATCTATCCGCAAGGATTAAAAATCTTTATGCATGGATAGGAGATTCCGGGCCAAACTTATGTTTTGCTGCTCATACAGATGTTGTGCCAGTTGGTGAAATATCTAAATGGAAATTTCATCCATTTGAAGCGGCGCTGGAAGATGGCGTTATTTATGGTAGAGGCTGTGTTGATATGAAAGGAGCAATAGCAGCTTTCATATCAGCTGCAGGTGAATATCTCAAGGAATGTGCTGGACGCCAGAGTGGCATGATAAGCCTGTTGATAACGGGTGATGAGGAGGGGCCAGCAATTCATGGCACAAGAGATGTCATTGCATGGCTTAGGCACCGCAATATCAAGATAGATGCTTGTATCATAGGGGAGCCTACTAGCAATGCGCGTGTTGGAGATATAATTAAGGTTGGCGCAAGAGGTAGTGTCACATTTTCTCTAATGATTTATGGAAAGCAAGGACATGTCGCGTATCATCGTATGGCAGATAATGCTGTGGATATAATGCTGCCGATTCTGCAGTCTATTAAATCATACAAACTTGATAATGGATCTGATAAATTTGAGCCTTCAAATCTAGAGTTTACTGATATAAATATAGGAAATAGTGCGGAAAATATAATCCCTGGAGCTGTTCGTGTACAATTTAATGTAAGATTTAATGATCGTCATACATGTGAGAGTCTCTATGAGCTAATACGAGACATATGTTCTCAGCATATCAATAATTTTTCTCTAGATTATAATATGAATAGCATGCCATTTTGCACAGATCATAGCGCAATTTCAGATATGCTTTCAGATTCAATATTTGAAGTAACAAAGATCAAACCTGATATCAATACTTTTGGTGGCTCATCTGATGCAAGGTTTATAATGCATCATTGTCCAACGCTGGAATTTGGTTTGCTTAATAAAACGGCACATCAAGTTGATGAACATGTAAGCGTGTCAGATATCATGATATTGAAAGCAATATATAAAAATTTCTTGCATAAATTTTTTAATACAAAAATATAG
- a CDS encoding amino acid carrier protein — translation MDLFFDFLSLLDDLLWTYISLAVILFSGIYFTISSKFFQFRSVFKISSHVKELIQCAEKGKEGLHPIKLYFASVGGMVGIGNIVTVMAAVTMGGPGSLVWLWMASFCGMLVKYSEIYLGIKYRVSDNKGGYNGGPMYYLQTAFGNKFLSYIVCILLCIYGAEVAQFLIVTDTIVSTTGSNRYLVIGVLLVLVMLAAVGGVSRLANICSTLMPPFIICYVLIGLWVIFDHAAELPSVLKVIVQSAFSGHAPVGGFVGSTILLAAHYGVSRAVYSGDIGIGYDSTVQSETQTLYPERQARMAIFGLFTDSFICTITILIALLTGVWQAENLQPSEYISVALSDYIAHIDIFTMCLFFVAAYTTIVGYLVVGQKCAQFISPKFGKVVYIIYSMFAFIVFSFQTQEKVILVMSVSGGLLMLINILGVFKLRKDIKFL, via the coding sequence ATGGATCTATTCTTTGATTTTTTATCTTTGCTTGATGATCTGCTGTGGACGTATATTTCACTGGCGGTGATATTGTTCTCTGGTATATATTTTACGATTTCTTCTAAGTTTTTCCAATTTCGTTCGGTCTTTAAAATTAGCAGTCATGTAAAAGAACTTATACAGTGTGCAGAGAAGGGAAAAGAAGGTCTGCACCCAATAAAGCTATACTTCGCATCGGTTGGTGGCATGGTCGGTATTGGTAATATTGTGACTGTAATGGCTGCAGTTACTATGGGTGGTCCTGGAAGCCTGGTGTGGCTTTGGATGGCATCATTTTGTGGGATGCTTGTTAAGTATTCTGAAATATATCTTGGGATTAAATATAGAGTTTCAGATAATAAAGGTGGGTATAATGGTGGCCCGATGTATTACCTGCAAACCGCATTTGGAAATAAATTTTTGTCTTATATAGTTTGCATACTGCTTTGCATATATGGGGCTGAGGTCGCACAGTTCTTAATTGTCACAGATACGATAGTTAGCACAACTGGTAGCAATCGTTATTTGGTGATTGGTGTATTGCTTGTGCTAGTAATGCTTGCTGCAGTTGGCGGGGTTTCCAGACTTGCAAATATATGTTCTACTTTGATGCCTCCTTTTATAATATGTTACGTTTTGATCGGTCTTTGGGTTATATTTGATCATGCAGCTGAATTGCCATCAGTGCTGAAGGTGATTGTGCAGTCTGCATTCTCAGGTCATGCACCAGTTGGAGGATTCGTTGGCAGCACAATATTACTTGCTGCGCACTATGGAGTTTCCAGAGCAGTTTATTCTGGAGATATTGGAATAGGTTATGATTCTACTGTGCAAAGTGAAACACAAACGCTATATCCTGAAAGACAGGCAAGAATGGCTATATTTGGTCTGTTTACTGATTCATTCATTTGTACGATTACTATTTTGATAGCGTTGCTAACTGGTGTGTGGCAAGCTGAAAATCTTCAGCCTTCGGAGTATATATCAGTAGCGCTTTCAGATTATATAGCTCACATAGATATTTTTACAATGTGCTTATTTTTTGTTGCTGCATATACTACTATTGTGGGTTATCTTGTAGTAGGACAAAAATGTGCGCAGTTTATCAGTCCTAAATTTGGAAAAGTTGTTTACATAATATACTCTATGTTTGCTTTCATAGTGTTTTCCTTTCAAACGCAGGAGAAAGTGATCCTTGTAATGAGTGTTTCCGGTGGGTTATTGATGTTAATCAACATTTTAGGTGTGTTCAAGCTTCGTAAAGATATAAAGTTTTTATAG
- the thrS gene encoding threonine--tRNA ligase: MINITLQDGSVRSFNSPVTGFTIAENISKSLGKKAIAIGVNGVIKDLSHTLNDDAIISIITEDSIEALDIVRHSAAHILAQAVKKLYPDVQVTIGPVVENGFYYDFVRTDAFTTDDLIAIESEMRSIVKQNEKITRVVMTRAEAIKYFQDKGENYKVEIIKDIPAHEELSVYFQGDFADLCRGPHCPSTGKVKAFKLMKVAGAYWRGDSKNQMLQRIYGTAFSKEEQLQEYLNFLEEAKLRDHRKIGQEMGLFHLQEEAPGAVFWHPKGWTLFQLLVNYMREKQNAAGYNEISTPEIIDRSLWEKSGHWEKFSENMFTASAADERTYAVRPMNCPGGVQVFKCGLTSYKDLPLRLSEFGKVHRYEPSGALHGLMRVRAFTQDDAHIFCTPEQMHEECLSVCRLVLSIYRDFGFKDVRIKLSDRPSKRIGSDESWDNAETALLAAIQELNLDYVINSGEGAFYGPKIEFVLKDAIGRDWQLGTLQVDFNLPYRLGASYIGQDGQKHTPVMLHRAVFGSLERFIGILLEHYIGKLPIWLAPIQVVIATVSSSAENYAEEVFSFLREHKIRAILDSSAETLGYKVRLHSLAKVPVILTIGNKEAVNRTVCMRRLGEDSNIELSLDDFMLQFIEMSNIPR; this comes from the coding sequence ATGATAAACATTACGTTACAAGATGGCAGTGTAAGAAGTTTTAATTCTCCTGTTACAGGTTTTACAATTGCGGAAAATATTAGCAAGAGTCTTGGAAAAAAGGCCATTGCGATTGGAGTGAATGGTGTCATTAAAGATTTAAGTCATACCTTAAACGATGATGCTATTATATCAATTATCACCGAGGATAGTATTGAAGCTTTGGATATAGTAAGGCATAGCGCAGCACATATCCTTGCACAGGCTGTGAAGAAGCTTTATCCTGACGTGCAGGTTACTATAGGGCCTGTAGTTGAGAACGGCTTTTATTATGATTTTGTGAGGACGGATGCGTTTACTACTGACGATTTAATTGCGATTGAATCTGAAATGCGTAGTATAGTGAAGCAAAATGAGAAAATCACTCGTGTTGTCATGACAAGAGCAGAGGCCATAAAGTATTTTCAGGATAAAGGAGAAAATTATAAGGTCGAAATTATAAAAGATATTCCAGCTCATGAGGAATTAAGTGTTTATTTTCAAGGTGATTTTGCTGATCTTTGTAGAGGGCCACACTGTCCTTCCACAGGCAAAGTGAAAGCTTTTAAGTTAATGAAGGTTGCTGGTGCTTACTGGCGTGGTGATAGCAAAAATCAGATGCTGCAAAGGATATATGGCACTGCATTCTCTAAAGAAGAACAACTGCAAGAATATCTAAATTTTTTGGAAGAAGCAAAGCTGCGTGATCATAGAAAAATAGGTCAAGAGATGGGCTTATTCCACCTTCAAGAAGAGGCACCAGGGGCTGTATTCTGGCATCCAAAAGGTTGGACATTATTTCAGCTTTTGGTAAATTATATGAGAGAAAAGCAGAATGCTGCTGGATATAACGAGATCAGTACTCCAGAAATTATTGACAGAAGTCTTTGGGAGAAATCAGGACACTGGGAAAAGTTTAGCGAGAATATGTTTACTGCCAGTGCTGCAGACGAAAGAACTTATGCTGTACGTCCAATGAATTGTCCAGGCGGTGTGCAAGTTTTTAAATGTGGGTTGACTAGTTATAAAGATTTGCCGCTACGTCTTTCGGAATTTGGGAAAGTGCATAGATATGAACCATCCGGCGCCTTGCATGGCTTAATGAGAGTTAGAGCATTTACTCAAGATGATGCACACATATTCTGCACGCCAGAACAAATGCATGAGGAGTGTCTCTCTGTTTGTCGTTTGGTCCTTAGTATTTATAGAGATTTTGGATTCAAAGATGTTAGAATTAAACTTTCTGACAGACCATCAAAAAGAATAGGATCTGATGAGAGTTGGGATAATGCAGAAACTGCACTGCTTGCTGCGATTCAAGAACTGAATCTGGACTATGTAATTAACAGTGGAGAAGGAGCATTTTATGGCCCTAAAATAGAATTCGTTTTGAAGGATGCAATTGGTCGTGACTGGCAACTTGGAACATTGCAAGTAGATTTTAACTTGCCATATAGACTTGGAGCTAGTTATATAGGACAAGATGGGCAGAAGCATACTCCCGTCATGTTACATAGAGCTGTTTTTGGTTCTTTAGAGCGGTTTATAGGAATTTTGCTTGAACATTATATAGGGAAATTACCAATTTGGCTTGCACCGATCCAAGTAGTGATTGCTACTGTATCAAGCAGTGCTGAAAATTATGCCGAAGAAGTATTTTCATTTTTGCGAGAACACAAGATACGTGCTATATTAGACTCCAGCGCCGAAACCCTCGGTTATAAAGTTAGATTGCACTCGCTTGCTAAAGTTCCAGTGATTCTCACCATTGGAAACAAAGAGGCAGTAAATCGTACAGTATGTATGAGACGACTTGGAGAAGATTCTAACATAGAGCTTTCGTTGGATGATTTTATGTTGCAATTTATTGAAATGAGCAATATACCCAGGTAA
- a CDS encoding dihydroneopterin aldolase, with protein sequence MPNLKDYISSIEISDFSVAINIGVSDSERLVQQEVLVDYTVHFQGVPHGCISDNMSDSICYAEILNCIKNFSENRSFMLIEHYSFALFECLRQDCSIKEATLVVKKKPQVPGLKGYASFRISNFSMSI encoded by the coding sequence TGCCAAATCTTAAAGATTATATTTCATCTATAGAAATTTCTGATTTTTCGGTTGCCATTAATATAGGAGTCTCTGATAGTGAGAGACTCGTGCAACAAGAAGTGCTGGTGGATTATACGGTTCATTTTCAAGGTGTGCCGCATGGTTGTATTTCAGATAATATGTCTGATTCTATTTGCTATGCAGAGATATTAAATTGCATTAAAAATTTTTCGGAAAACCGTAGTTTTATGTTGATAGAGCATTATAGCTTTGCTTTATTTGAGTGCTTAAGACAGGACTGTTCTATAAAAGAGGCAACTTTAGTAGTAAAAAAGAAGCCGCAAGTCCCAGGACTTAAGGGATATGCGTCTTTTAGGATTTCGAATTTCAGTATGTCAATATGA
- a CDS encoding hemolysin family protein, which translates to MINFSLDVLVLLAILMLNALFVMAEIAIITSKQPKLEELSRKGNRGSRLAMKLSSTPEVFLSTVQVGITFLNILIGLYGGTSIIKDVDNFVAELPVIGEYHQAVSYASVMIVVTYFTVLGEVAPKRIAMLYPEKVASIVSHSMIIVTQVLYPFVWLITVSTKAVLYIIRVKKPQTQVSLDEVRFLIQHTEASGMFAATEQDIFKRILHLSNAKVGAIMTPRSKMVCINLHDDNKTNVYKLSAYPFNYFPVINKELNDLIGIVPVKKLLNVRVTNDTLEHIAKKSKILYIPEVAKVSKLIEIFRQKRARIAVVLDEYGDIEGLVTLNDILKILVGDIAIGVPSIQPNIIKQKDGVYHVQGNTLIEEIMTLLNITKLPGEDEHEYRTLASFILKQMLNFPKLGDSFIAVGWRFTVIGMENRRIARVLIEKIIAD; encoded by the coding sequence ATGATTAATTTCTCTTTAGATGTTCTTGTGTTGCTTGCAATTTTGATGCTAAACGCGCTTTTTGTCATGGCAGAAATTGCTATAATCACCTCCAAACAACCCAAATTAGAAGAACTGTCTAGAAAAGGAAATAGAGGCTCTAGACTTGCAATGAAGTTATCCTCAACTCCAGAGGTATTTCTATCTACTGTACAGGTAGGCATAACATTTCTAAACATTTTGATAGGGCTTTATGGAGGAACTTCTATAATCAAAGACGTAGACAATTTTGTTGCGGAATTACCAGTGATAGGAGAATATCATCAAGCCGTAAGTTATGCTAGTGTGATGATAGTGGTAACATATTTTACAGTTCTGGGAGAAGTTGCACCAAAGCGTATAGCAATGCTTTATCCTGAAAAGGTAGCATCAATTGTTTCTCACAGCATGATTATTGTGACGCAAGTACTATACCCTTTTGTTTGGCTAATTACAGTATCCACAAAAGCTGTGCTGTATATAATTAGAGTGAAAAAACCTCAAACACAAGTCTCGCTTGATGAAGTACGTTTTCTAATCCAGCACACTGAAGCTTCTGGTATGTTTGCAGCAACTGAGCAGGATATCTTCAAAAGAATATTGCATCTAAGTAATGCAAAAGTAGGTGCAATAATGACACCAAGAAGTAAGATGGTATGTATTAATCTTCATGATGATAATAAAACAAATGTGTATAAGTTATCTGCATATCCGTTTAATTACTTTCCAGTGATTAACAAAGAATTGAATGATCTAATAGGAATCGTACCTGTAAAGAAATTATTAAATGTAAGAGTAACAAATGATACGCTTGAACACATAGCTAAAAAATCTAAAATCTTATACATACCTGAGGTTGCTAAGGTTAGCAAGTTAATTGAAATTTTCCGGCAAAAGCGTGCTAGAATAGCAGTAGTACTTGATGAATATGGTGATATAGAAGGGCTAGTCACTTTAAATGATATATTAAAAATTCTAGTTGGAGATATTGCTATAGGTGTTCCTAGTATACAACCAAATATTATTAAGCAAAAAGATGGTGTATATCATGTTCAAGGCAACACTCTGATAGAAGAGATAATGACGCTACTTAATATTACAAAGCTTCCTGGAGAAGATGAGCATGAGTATAGAACACTCGCAAGCTTTATCTTAAAGCAAATGCTGAATTTTCCTAAGCTTGGTGATAGTTTCATTGCAGTTGGCTGGAGATTCACAGTTATAGGAATGGAAAACCGTAGAATAGCTAGAGTGTTGATAGAAAAGATAATAGCTGATTAG